From one Papilio machaon chromosome 16, ilPapMach1.1, whole genome shotgun sequence genomic stretch:
- the LOC106713625 gene encoding dynein light chain Tctex-type 5, translating to MSEKKFLSKQIRIYQPTYQLESRKSFNPEDVRKILQQHIDSELQEVEYNEKVVPDLCTSLAENIRTAIKEQKYDRYRIIVSVTIGQKRQQSVHVFHSFLWDHQRDGFAAHNFENCHIYANVVVYGIYLD from the exons atgtCTGAAAAGAAGTTTCTGTCGAAACAGATTCGGATATATCAGCCGACTTATCAACTGGAATCTAGAAAAAGCTTTAACCCTGAAGATGTTAGGAAAATACTTCAACAACACATTGATTCCGAATTACAAGAAGTCGAATACAATGAAAAAGTAGTTCCTGATTTATGCACCAGTCTCGCTGAAAACATTAGAACAGCGATAAAGGAGCAAAAATATGATAg gTACAGGATAATAGTGTCGGTGACGATAGGTCAAAAGCGGCAGCAAAGCGTTCACGTGTTCCACTCGTTCCTTTGGGACCACCAGAGAGACGGATTTGCCGCACACAACTTTGAAAATTGTCACATCTATGCAAATGTTGTTGTTTAtggtatttatttagattga
- the LOC106713627 gene encoding synaptic vesicle membrane protein VAT-1 homolog-like isoform X1 — protein MTESTETTAAPAAEKTPTENGTTETPPEETPEKASEEKEKETPPPKEMRAVVLTGFGGLKTVKILKKPEPTVGEGEVLIRVKACGLNFQDLIVRQGAIDSPPKTPFILGFECAGEIEQVGEGVTNFKVGDQVVALPEYRAWAELVSVPAQYVYALPEGMTALDAVAVTTNYVVAYLLLFEMANLTSGKSLLVHSAGGGVGQAVAQLAKTVDNVTVFGVCSKTKHEALKANNNNIDHLLERGSDYTNEVRKISPDGVDIVLDCLCGEECNRGYQLLKPMGRYILYGSSNIVTGETKSFFSAARAWWQVDKVSPIKLFDENKSLAGLNLRHLLFQHGRADYVRRAVDNVFALWGQGKVKPLVDSTWALEDVGEAMQKMHDRKNIGKLVLDPSLEPKPKPATPAKGKAGKEKKPAKESSEEKKDKEAKDEDKKAAEDGQKNGEKNGEEPLTNGNSDEESKEKEKESS, from the exons ATGACGGAAAGCACAGAAACCACGGCGGCCCCTGCGGCGGAGAAGACTCCCACTGAAAATGGCACCACCGAAACCCCGCCGGAGGAGACTCCTGAAAAGGCATCCGAGGAGAAAGAAAAAGAGACCCCTCCGCCCAAAGAAATGCGCGCCGTCGTCCTTACCGGCTTCGGTGGACTCAAAACCGTCAAGATTCTTAAAAAACCGGAGCCGACTGTCGGAGAGGGCGAGGTGCTGATACGTGTAAAAGCTTG CGGTTTGAACTTCCAAGACTTGATAGTGCGTCAGGGCGCCATCGACTCCCCGCCAAAGACTCCATTCATCCTCGGGTTCGAGTGCGCTGGTGAGATCGAGCAAGTCGGCGAGGGTGTGACCAACTTCAAG gTTGGCGATCAAGTAGTGGCCCTTCCGGAGTACAGAGCATGGGCGGAGCTAGTATCTGTGCCGGCTCAATACGTGTACGCCCTGCCCGAGGGTATGACTGCGCTGGACGCGGTGGCGGTCACCACCAACTATGTGGTCGCTTACCTGCTGCTCTTCGAGATGGCCAATCTCACTTCGGGCAAGAGCCTACTTGTGCACTCCGCTGGCGGTGGCGTT GGCCAAGCCGTGGCACAGCTGGCCAAGACCGTGGACAACGTTACGGTGTTCGGCGTGTGCTCCAAGACGAAGCACGAAGCGCTAAAGgcaaacaacaacaacatcgaCCACCTACTCGAGAGGGGCAGCGATTACACTAATGAAGTCAGAAA GATTTCTCCTGATGGTGTGGATATTGTGCTGGACTGCCTGTGCGGCGAAGAATGCAACCGCGGCTACCAGTTACTGAAGCCTATGGGCCGTTATATTCTCTATG GTTCATCTAACATCGTGACCGGTGAGACAAAGAGCTTCTTCAGCGCCGCTCGTGCT TGGTGGCAAGTGGACAAGGTGTCTCCGATCAAGCTGTTCGACGAGAACAAGAGCCTGGCGGGTCTGAACCTGCGGCACCTGCTGTTCCAGCACGGGCGTGCGGACTACGTGCGCCGCGCTGTAGATAACGTATTCGCGCTCTGGGGCCAGGGCAAGGTCAAGCCGCTCGTCGACTCCACCTGGGCACTTGAAGAC gTTGGCGAGGCTATGCAGAAGATGCACGACCGCAAGAACATTGGCAAGCTCGTTCTCGATCCTTCTCTCGAGCCGAAGCCGAAGCCCGCCACCCCCGCCAAGGGCAAGGCCGGCAAGGAGAAGAAACCCGCCAAAGAGAGCTCCGAAGAGAAGAAGGACAAGGAAGCCAAGGACGAGGACAAGAAGGCGGCGGAAGACGGCCAGAAGAACGGCGAGAAGAACGGTGAGGAACCACTCACTAACGGTAACAGTGACGAAG AGTCGAAGGAGAAAGAGAAGGAGTCTAGCTGA
- the LOC106713627 gene encoding synaptic vesicle membrane protein VAT-1 homolog-like isoform X2 codes for MTESTETTAAPAAEKTPTENGTTETPPEETPEKASEEKEKETPPPKEMRAVVLTGFGGLKTVKILKKPEPTVGEGEVLIRVKACGLNFQDLIVRQGAIDSPPKTPFILGFECAGEIEQVGEGVTNFKVGDQVVALPEYRAWAELVSVPAQYVYALPEGMTALDAVAVTTNYVVAYLLLFEMANLTSGKSLLVHSAGGGVGQAVAQLAKTVDNVTVFGVCSKTKHEALKANNNNIDHLLERGSDYTNEVRKISPDGVDIVLDCLCGEECNRGYQLLKPMGRYILYGSSNIVTGETKSFFSAARAWWQVDKVSPIKLFDENKSLAGLNLRHLLFQHGRADYVRRAVDNVFALWGQGKVKPLVDSTWALEDVGEAMQKMHDRKNIGKLVLDPSLEPKPKPATPAKGKAGKEKKPAKESSEEKKDKEAKDEDKKAAEDGQKNGEKNESKEKEKESS; via the exons ATGACGGAAAGCACAGAAACCACGGCGGCCCCTGCGGCGGAGAAGACTCCCACTGAAAATGGCACCACCGAAACCCCGCCGGAGGAGACTCCTGAAAAGGCATCCGAGGAGAAAGAAAAAGAGACCCCTCCGCCCAAAGAAATGCGCGCCGTCGTCCTTACCGGCTTCGGTGGACTCAAAACCGTCAAGATTCTTAAAAAACCGGAGCCGACTGTCGGAGAGGGCGAGGTGCTGATACGTGTAAAAGCTTG CGGTTTGAACTTCCAAGACTTGATAGTGCGTCAGGGCGCCATCGACTCCCCGCCAAAGACTCCATTCATCCTCGGGTTCGAGTGCGCTGGTGAGATCGAGCAAGTCGGCGAGGGTGTGACCAACTTCAAG gTTGGCGATCAAGTAGTGGCCCTTCCGGAGTACAGAGCATGGGCGGAGCTAGTATCTGTGCCGGCTCAATACGTGTACGCCCTGCCCGAGGGTATGACTGCGCTGGACGCGGTGGCGGTCACCACCAACTATGTGGTCGCTTACCTGCTGCTCTTCGAGATGGCCAATCTCACTTCGGGCAAGAGCCTACTTGTGCACTCCGCTGGCGGTGGCGTT GGCCAAGCCGTGGCACAGCTGGCCAAGACCGTGGACAACGTTACGGTGTTCGGCGTGTGCTCCAAGACGAAGCACGAAGCGCTAAAGgcaaacaacaacaacatcgaCCACCTACTCGAGAGGGGCAGCGATTACACTAATGAAGTCAGAAA GATTTCTCCTGATGGTGTGGATATTGTGCTGGACTGCCTGTGCGGCGAAGAATGCAACCGCGGCTACCAGTTACTGAAGCCTATGGGCCGTTATATTCTCTATG GTTCATCTAACATCGTGACCGGTGAGACAAAGAGCTTCTTCAGCGCCGCTCGTGCT TGGTGGCAAGTGGACAAGGTGTCTCCGATCAAGCTGTTCGACGAGAACAAGAGCCTGGCGGGTCTGAACCTGCGGCACCTGCTGTTCCAGCACGGGCGTGCGGACTACGTGCGCCGCGCTGTAGATAACGTATTCGCGCTCTGGGGCCAGGGCAAGGTCAAGCCGCTCGTCGACTCCACCTGGGCACTTGAAGAC gTTGGCGAGGCTATGCAGAAGATGCACGACCGCAAGAACATTGGCAAGCTCGTTCTCGATCCTTCTCTCGAGCCGAAGCCGAAGCCCGCCACCCCCGCCAAGGGCAAGGCCGGCAAGGAGAAGAAACCCGCCAAAGAGAGCTCCGAAGAGAAGAAGGACAAGGAAGCCAAGGACGAGGACAAGAAGGCGGCGGAAGACGGCCAGAAGAACGGCGAGAAGAACG AGTCGAAGGAGAAAGAGAAGGAGTCTAGCTGA